From Haloglomus litoreum, the proteins below share one genomic window:
- a CDS encoding V-type ATP synthase subunit D: MAKDVKPTRKNLMAIEERIELSERGHDTLEKKRDGLIMEFMDILDQAQDVRDQMDDRYERAQRAINMARAMEGDVSVRGAAAALKEHPEITTQSKNIMGVVVPQIESSKVKKSLDERGYGVVGTSARIDEAAEAYEELLETIILAAEVETAMKKMLTEIETTKRRVNALEFTLLPQLYENQEYIEQKLEEQEREEIFRMKKIKAKKEEEESVARAEEEAESEAEEPIAADD, from the coding sequence ATGGCCAAGGACGTCAAGCCGACGCGGAAGAACCTCATGGCGATCGAGGAGCGCATCGAGCTCTCCGAGCGAGGCCACGACACACTCGAGAAGAAGCGTGACGGCCTCATCATGGAGTTCATGGACATCCTCGATCAGGCCCAGGACGTCCGCGATCAGATGGACGACCGCTACGAGCGGGCCCAGCGCGCCATCAACATGGCGCGCGCGATGGAGGGCGACGTCTCGGTGCGCGGTGCCGCGGCCGCGCTCAAGGAGCACCCGGAGATCACGACCCAGTCGAAGAACATCATGGGCGTTGTCGTCCCGCAGATCGAGTCCTCGAAGGTGAAGAAGTCCCTCGACGAGCGTGGCTACGGCGTCGTCGGTACCTCCGCGCGCATCGACGAGGCCGCGGAGGCCTACGAGGAGCTGCTGGAGACCATCATCCTCGCCGCCGAGGTCGAGACGGCGATGAAGAAGATGCTCACGGAGATCGAGACGACGAAGCGCCGCGTCAACGCGCTCGAGTTCACGCTCCTCCCGCAGCTCTACGAGAACCAGGAGTACATCGAGCAGAAGCTCGAGGAGCAGGAGCGCGAGGAGATCTTCCGCATGAAGAAGATCAAGGCCAAGAAGGAGGAGGAAGAGTCCGTCGCCCGCGCCGAGGAGGAGGCCGAATCCGAGGCCGAGGAACCGATCGCGGCCGACGACTGA
- a CDS encoding DUF7504 family protein, translating to MRELSDLAGVPPAVSGASAILLRSPGLHDDRESACASLSMAGNPDGVVAVTYRGTPAEWLDRMQGHRGSPGTVQVVTVGDALGGSAETDARVRPVENPDDLTGLEITVTEALSALPDGPATLCFDSVTALLQYATVEEAYRLLHPLVERLHTQGVVGHFHVDPVAHEEQPLTALTGLFDASVELGDGPIEVRTSAGIGPDAGEEAEDAV from the coding sequence ATGCGCGAGCTCTCCGACCTGGCCGGGGTTCCGCCCGCGGTGTCGGGGGCCTCGGCCATCCTCCTTCGCTCGCCGGGGCTCCACGATGACCGGGAGAGCGCCTGCGCGAGCCTCTCGATGGCCGGCAACCCTGACGGGGTGGTCGCGGTCACCTACCGGGGCACCCCGGCGGAGTGGCTCGACCGGATGCAGGGGCACCGCGGGTCTCCCGGGACGGTCCAGGTCGTGACCGTCGGTGACGCGCTCGGCGGGTCGGCCGAGACGGACGCGCGGGTCCGTCCGGTGGAGAACCCCGACGACCTGACCGGGCTGGAGATCACCGTCACCGAGGCACTCTCCGCGCTGCCCGACGGCCCGGCGACGCTCTGCTTCGACTCGGTCACCGCCCTCCTGCAGTACGCGACGGTCGAGGAGGCGTACCGGCTGCTCCACCCGCTGGTCGAGCGGCTCCACACGCAGGGGGTCGTCGGCCACTTCCACGTGGACCCGGTCGCCCACGAGGAACAGCCGCTCACGGCACTCACGGGGCTGTTCGATGCCTCGGTCGAGCTGGGTGACGGTCCCATCGAGGTCCGGACGTCGGCCGGTATCGGCCCCGACGCCGGCGAGGAGGCCGAGGACGCGGTCTGA
- a CDS encoding ATP synthase subunit B: protein MQKEYKTITEISGPLVFAEVDEPVGYDEIVEIETPNGEVRRGQVLESTSKFVAIQVFEGTSGIDKNSSVRFLGETLKMPLTEDLLGRVLSGSGEPIDDGPAIEPEERREIVGAAINPTAREYPEEFIQTGVSAIDGMNTLVRGQKLPIFSASGLPHNELALQVARQATVPEEADEEGGESEFAVIFGAMGITQEEANEFMDDFERTGALERSVVFMNLADDPAVERTVTPRLALTTAEYLAFDKGYHVLVILTDMTNYCEALREIGAAREEVPGRRGYPGYMYTDLATLYERAGRLEGVEGSVTQIPILTMPGDDDTHPIPDLTGYITEGQIYVDRDLNSQGIKPPIDVLPSLSRLMDDGIGEGLTREDHADVSDQMYAAYAEGEDLRDLVNIVGREALSERDNLYLDFADRFEQEFVQQGFRTDRDIDETLDLGWELLSMFPKPELNRIDEELIEKYYHEDVETEGGEEEEVAAD, encoded by the coding sequence ATGCAGAAAGAGTACAAGACCATCACGGAGATCAGCGGCCCGCTGGTGTTCGCCGAGGTCGACGAGCCCGTCGGCTACGACGAGATCGTCGAGATCGAGACACCGAACGGGGAGGTCCGCCGCGGACAGGTCCTGGAGTCGACGAGCAAGTTCGTCGCCATCCAGGTGTTCGAGGGGACCTCTGGTATCGACAAGAACTCCTCGGTGCGGTTCCTGGGAGAGACGCTGAAGATGCCGCTCACGGAGGACCTGCTCGGCCGTGTGCTGAGCGGCTCCGGTGAGCCCATCGACGACGGCCCGGCCATCGAGCCGGAGGAGCGCCGGGAGATCGTCGGCGCCGCCATCAACCCGACCGCCCGCGAGTACCCCGAGGAGTTCATCCAGACCGGCGTCTCCGCCATCGACGGCATGAACACCCTCGTCCGCGGCCAGAAGCTCCCCATCTTCTCCGCGTCGGGCCTGCCCCACAACGAGCTGGCCCTGCAGGTCGCCCGCCAGGCGACCGTCCCGGAGGAGGCCGACGAGGAGGGTGGCGAGTCCGAGTTCGCCGTCATCTTCGGCGCCATGGGTATCACCCAGGAGGAGGCCAACGAGTTCATGGACGACTTCGAGCGCACCGGTGCGCTCGAGCGGTCGGTCGTCTTCATGAACCTCGCGGACGACCCCGCGGTCGAGCGGACGGTCACGCCGCGCCTGGCCCTGACGACCGCCGAGTACCTCGCCTTCGACAAGGGGTACCACGTGCTCGTCATCCTGACGGACATGACGAACTACTGCGAGGCGCTGCGCGAGATCGGTGCGGCCCGCGAGGAGGTGCCCGGTCGCCGTGGCTACCCCGGGTACATGTACACCGACCTCGCGACGCTGTACGAGCGCGCCGGCCGCCTCGAGGGTGTCGAGGGCTCTGTCACGCAGATCCCCATCCTCACGATGCCCGGCGACGACGACACGCACCCCATCCCGGACCTGACCGGCTACATCACGGAGGGGCAGATCTACGTCGACCGCGACCTCAACAGCCAGGGCATCAAGCCGCCCATCGACGTGCTGCCGAGCCTCTCGCGGCTGATGGACGACGGTATCGGCGAGGGGCTCACCCGCGAGGACCACGCCGACGTCTCCGACCAGATGTACGCCGCGTACGCCGAGGGTGAGGACCTGCGCGACCTCGTGAACATCGTCGGTCGCGAGGCACTGTCCGAGCGGGACAACCTCTACCTGGACTTCGCGGACCGCTTCGAGCAGGAGTTCGTCCAGCAGGGCTTCCGCACCGACCGCGACATCGACGAGACGCTCGACCTGGGCTGGGAGCTGCTCTCGATGTTCCCGAAGCCGGAGCTCAACCGGATCGACGAGGAGCTCATCGAGAAGTACTACCACGAGGACGTCGAGACCGAGGGCGGCGAGGAAGAGGAAGTCGCCGCCGACTGA
- a CDS encoding V-type ATP synthase subunit F, which yields MSQEIGVVGSPDFTTGFRLAGVRRFANVPDEQKEEELDEAVTELFEDDDVGIVVMHDDDLDHLSRTVRRNVETSVEPVLVTLGGDSSGGALREQIKRAIGIDLMED from the coding sequence ATGAGTCAGGAGATCGGCGTGGTCGGGAGTCCCGACTTCACGACGGGCTTCCGGCTCGCGGGCGTCCGGCGCTTCGCGAACGTGCCGGACGAACAGAAAGAGGAGGAACTCGACGAGGCGGTCACGGAGCTGTTCGAGGACGACGACGTCGGCATCGTCGTGATGCACGACGACGACCTCGACCACCTCTCGCGGACCGTCCGACGCAACGTCGAAACGAGTGTCGAGCCCGTGCTCGTGACGCTCGGCGGGGACTCCAGCGGCGGAGCCCTCCGCGAGCAGATCAAGCGCGCGATCGGCATCGACCTGATGGAGGATTAA
- a CDS encoding V-type ATP synthase subunit C → MSTRTQGSSNYEYVTARVRSRRARLFDEDDYRKLTRMGTGEIARFMEESEYEAEMNALGSRHSGVDLIEYALNRNLANNFDDLLRWADGKLYDYVARYLRKFDAWNVKTKLRGIYSDADRASVEDDFIRAGEFGEERLNRLLDAGSMEEAIEATRGTMFHGPLEAALEVYEERGELVPLENAVDRAFYGHLLDDLPEEPGRATELYIEFLRAEIDFRNLRNAFRLAYSGADMDPADYFIDGGRLFAEDDLRQLAKNPDELAARVRESPYGDDLDEALDALEAAQSLIGFENALDAALLEYAGQLSSRYPLSVCPVLGYVLAKEREIDNIRAIARGREAGLSEEEINEELVVL, encoded by the coding sequence ATGAGCACGCGAACCCAGGGCAGCTCGAACTACGAGTACGTCACCGCGCGGGTGCGGTCCCGGCGCGCCCGGCTCTTCGACGAGGACGACTACCGCAAGCTGACGCGGATGGGGACGGGCGAGATCGCCCGCTTCATGGAGGAGTCCGAGTACGAGGCGGAGATGAACGCGCTGGGGTCGCGACACAGCGGCGTCGACCTCATCGAGTACGCCCTCAACCGGAACCTGGCGAACAACTTCGACGACCTGCTTCGGTGGGCCGACGGGAAGCTGTACGACTACGTCGCCCGCTACCTCCGGAAGTTCGACGCCTGGAACGTCAAGACCAAGCTGCGTGGCATCTACTCGGATGCCGACCGCGCGTCGGTCGAGGACGACTTCATCCGGGCCGGCGAGTTCGGCGAGGAGCGACTGAATCGCCTGCTCGATGCCGGTTCGATGGAGGAGGCCATCGAGGCGACCCGCGGGACGATGTTCCACGGGCCGCTCGAGGCGGCGCTGGAGGTGTACGAGGAGCGCGGCGAGCTGGTGCCGCTGGAGAACGCCGTCGACCGCGCGTTCTACGGCCACCTGCTCGACGACCTCCCGGAGGAGCCGGGCCGCGCGACGGAGCTCTACATCGAGTTCCTCCGCGCGGAGATCGACTTCCGGAACCTGCGGAACGCGTTCCGGCTGGCCTACTCCGGCGCGGACATGGACCCGGCGGACTACTTCATCGACGGAGGCCGGCTGTTCGCCGAGGATGACCTCCGCCAGCTGGCGAAGAACCCCGACGAGCTCGCGGCCCGCGTCCGGGAGTCGCCGTACGGCGACGACCTGGACGAGGCGCTCGACGCGCTCGAAGCGGCCCAGAGCCTCATCGGGTTCGAGAACGCACTGGACGCGGCCCTGCTCGAGTACGCCGGCCAGCTCTCGAGCCGCTACCCGCTGTCGGTCTGCCCGGTGCTCGGCTACGTGCTCGCGAAGGAGCGCGAGATCGACAACATCCGCGCCATCGCGCGCGGTCGGGAGGCCGGCCTGAGCGAGGAGGAGATCAACGAGGAACTGGTGGTACTATGA
- a CDS encoding ATP synthase subunit A: MSQATDTAPESDGVIDSVSGPVVVATDLDARMNDVVYVGDEGLMGEVIEIEGNRTTIQVYEETSAVAPGEPVENTGEPLTVDLGPGMLDSIYDGVQRPLDVLEEQMGAFLDRGVDAPGIDLEKEWTFEPSVEVGDEVTPGDILGTVQETVQIEHKVLVPPERGDEDNSGEVVEVNGGEHTVDETVVELDTGTEISMHQEWPVREPRPSQEKETPTTPLVSGQRILDGLFPIAKGGTAAIPGPFGSGKTVTQHQLAKWADADIVVYVGCGERGNEMTEVIEDFPELEDPITGNPLMSRTCLIANTSNMPVAARESCVYTGITIAEYYRDMGYDVALMADSTSRWAEAMREISSRLEEMPGEEGYPAYLAARLSEFYERAGKFQNLNETEGSISVIGAVSPPGGDFSEPVTQNTLRIVKTFWALDADLAERRHFPSINWNESYSLYQDQLDPWFTDNVDEDWPDRRQWAVDTLDEEDELQEIVQLVGKDALPEDQQLTLEVARYLREAYLQQNAFHDVDTYCEPEKTFRMLGAIKTFNDEAFKALDAGVPIEEIIAIDGAPRLNRMGVAEDYHEFIDEVEEQIETELREKY; encoded by the coding sequence ATGAGCCAAGCGACAGACACGGCCCCCGAATCGGACGGGGTCATCGACAGTGTAAGTGGCCCGGTCGTCGTGGCGACGGACCTGGACGCGCGGATGAACGACGTCGTCTACGTCGGCGACGAGGGCCTGATGGGTGAGGTCATCGAGATCGAGGGCAACCGGACTACCATCCAGGTGTACGAGGAGACGTCCGCCGTGGCCCCCGGCGAGCCGGTCGAGAACACCGGCGAGCCGCTCACGGTGGACCTCGGGCCGGGGATGCTGGACTCCATCTACGACGGCGTCCAGCGCCCCCTCGACGTCCTCGAGGAGCAGATGGGTGCCTTCCTCGACCGTGGGGTCGACGCGCCCGGTATCGACCTGGAGAAGGAGTGGACCTTCGAGCCGTCCGTCGAGGTCGGCGACGAGGTCACCCCCGGCGACATCCTCGGGACCGTCCAGGAGACGGTCCAGATCGAGCACAAGGTCCTGGTCCCGCCCGAGCGTGGTGACGAGGACAACTCCGGCGAGGTCGTCGAGGTCAACGGTGGCGAGCACACCGTCGACGAGACGGTCGTCGAACTCGACACCGGGACCGAGATCTCCATGCACCAGGAGTGGCCCGTCCGGGAGCCCCGGCCGAGCCAGGAGAAGGAGACGCCGACGACGCCGCTGGTCAGTGGCCAGCGCATCCTCGACGGCCTCTTCCCCATCGCGAAGGGTGGGACGGCCGCCATCCCGGGCCCGTTCGGCTCCGGGAAGACGGTCACCCAGCACCAGCTCGCGAAGTGGGCCGACGCGGACATCGTCGTCTACGTCGGCTGTGGCGAGCGTGGCAACGAGATGACGGAGGTCATCGAGGACTTCCCCGAGCTGGAGGACCCCATCACGGGCAACCCGCTCATGTCCCGGACCTGCCTCATCGCGAACACGTCGAACATGCCCGTCGCGGCGCGCGAGTCCTGCGTGTACACGGGTATCACCATCGCGGAGTACTACCGCGACATGGGGTACGACGTGGCGCTGATGGCCGACTCCACCTCCCGGTGGGCCGAGGCCATGCGCGAGATCTCCTCCCGACTGGAGGAGATGCCCGGTGAGGAGGGCTATCCGGCGTACCTGGCCGCCCGCCTCAGCGAGTTCTACGAGCGGGCCGGCAAGTTCCAGAACCTGAACGAGACGGAGGGCTCCATCTCGGTCATCGGCGCCGTGTCGCCGCCGGGCGGCGACTTCTCGGAGCCGGTCACCCAGAACACCCTGCGTATCGTGAAGACGTTCTGGGCGCTGGACGCCGACCTCGCGGAGCGTCGGCACTTCCCGTCCATCAACTGGAACGAGTCCTACTCGCTGTACCAGGACCAGCTCGACCCCTGGTTCACGGACAACGTCGACGAGGACTGGCCCGACCGCCGTCAGTGGGCCGTCGACACGCTCGACGAGGAGGACGAACTGCAGGAGATCGTCCAGCTCGTCGGGAAGGACGCGCTGCCGGAGGACCAGCAGCTCACGCTGGAGGTCGCACGCTACCTGCGTGAGGCCTACCTCCAGCAGAACGCCTTCCACGACGTCGACACCTACTGCGAACCGGAGAAGACGTTCCGGATGCTCGGTGCCATCAAGACGTTCAACGACGAGGCGTTCAAGGCGCTCGACGCCGGCGTCCCCATCGAGGAGATCATCGCCATCGACGGCGCGCCGCGCCTGAACCGGATGGGCGTCGCCGAGGACTACCACGAGTTCATCGACGAGGTCGAGGAACAGATCGAGACCGAACTGCGGGAGAAGTACTGA
- a CDS encoding wax ester/triacylglycerol synthase family O-acyltransferase, with translation MSEDPPDREVLSGPDNSWLRMGDRTNLMTITGMLYFDDPVSYGAVRQQLQERLLPFKRFRQRVINEETPFRRPTWVLDEQFDIDCHLHHVALPEPQDKAEFQSFVGDLLSQPVDHDKPLWQAYLVEGAGDGNALVMRIHHALGDGFAMMYVLLGLADDPSEINLPVGGVPAPPDHAADGDATSPGGPSDAAGATDTSGGSDDGPGVLASLSKAPSLLVRGARAAKIGTESMLLPEEPDTAVSGELGLKKRAAWTEPIDVDRAKAVGREFDGTINDVLLATTTGALRRYLEAHDGAVDPDAEHRTAIPVNLKPLDRRDEQLGNAFGLGFLQLPVGIDSVQGRIDEISSRTGALRQGTQAWLMLTLLKTVGNLPMPFQDLAMWRFRNRASSVITNVPGPTETFHFAGAEVSDMMFWVPTSQGIGLGISIYSYDGHVRVGIASDAGLIDDPTELTEAFVDEFEAIAAQVGVDPVPADD, from the coding sequence GTGAGCGAGGACCCGCCGGACCGCGAGGTGCTCTCGGGGCCCGACAACAGCTGGCTCCGGATGGGTGACCGGACGAACCTGATGACCATCACGGGGATGCTCTACTTCGACGACCCCGTCTCGTACGGGGCGGTCCGCCAGCAACTGCAGGAGCGGCTGCTCCCGTTCAAGCGGTTCCGCCAGCGGGTGATCAACGAGGAGACGCCGTTCCGGCGGCCGACGTGGGTGCTCGACGAGCAGTTCGACATCGACTGCCACCTCCACCACGTCGCGCTGCCCGAGCCACAGGACAAGGCCGAGTTCCAGTCGTTCGTGGGCGACCTGCTGAGCCAGCCGGTCGACCACGACAAGCCGCTGTGGCAGGCCTACCTCGTCGAGGGTGCGGGCGACGGGAACGCGCTGGTGATGCGCATCCACCACGCGCTGGGCGACGGGTTCGCGATGATGTACGTCCTCCTGGGTCTGGCCGACGACCCGAGCGAGATCAACCTCCCCGTCGGGGGGGTCCCGGCCCCGCCGGACCACGCCGCCGACGGGGACGCCACGTCGCCGGGCGGGCCCTCGGACGCGGCGGGCGCGACCGACACGAGCGGCGGGTCCGACGACGGGCCGGGCGTCCTGGCGTCGCTCTCGAAGGCGCCGAGCCTCCTCGTGCGGGGCGCCCGCGCCGCGAAGATCGGCACCGAGTCGATGCTGCTCCCGGAGGAGCCCGACACCGCCGTCAGCGGCGAACTCGGGCTGAAGAAACGCGCCGCGTGGACCGAGCCCATCGACGTCGACCGGGCGAAGGCCGTGGGTCGCGAGTTCGACGGCACCATCAACGACGTGCTGCTGGCGACCACCACGGGCGCACTCCGGCGGTACCTGGAGGCCCACGACGGCGCCGTCGACCCCGACGCCGAGCACCGGACCGCCATCCCGGTCAACCTGAAGCCGCTCGACCGGCGCGACGAGCAGCTGGGCAACGCCTTCGGCCTCGGGTTCCTCCAGCTCCCGGTCGGCATCGACAGCGTCCAGGGTCGCATCGACGAGATCAGCAGCCGGACCGGTGCGCTCCGCCAGGGGACGCAGGCGTGGCTGATGCTGACCCTGCTGAAGACGGTCGGGAACCTGCCGATGCCGTTCCAGGACCTGGCGATGTGGCGGTTCCGAAACCGGGCCTCGTCGGTCATCACGAACGTCCCGGGACCGACGGAAACCTTCCATTTCGCCGGGGCGGAGGTGAGCGACATGATGTTCTGGGTGCCGACCTCCCAGGGTATCGGGCTCGGCATCAGCATCTACAGCTACGACGGCCACGTCCGGGTCGGTATCGCCTCGGACGCCGGGCTGATCGACGACCCGACGGAGCTGACGGAGGCGTTCGTCGACGAGTTCGAGGCCATCGCCGCGCAGGTGGGCGTCGACCCGGTTCCGGCCGACGACTGA
- a CDS encoding V-type ATP synthase subunit E, with product MSLDTVVEDIRDEARTRAEEIRAEGEERAEQIVAEAEADAEEIEADAEQEVERTIEQEREQALSSAKLEAKQERLEARRELLQDVRTDVEEEIAGLEGERREGLTRTLLEAAAPEFEDADTVRVRGRESDADLLETICDDHDGFEVGDPVDCLGGVVVESEGSRVRVNNTFDSVLDEVWEDNLRAISERLFEER from the coding sequence ATGAGCCTTGATACGGTCGTAGAGGACATTCGAGACGAAGCGCGCACGCGCGCGGAGGAGATCCGCGCGGAGGGCGAGGAGCGAGCCGAGCAGATCGTCGCCGAGGCGGAGGCCGACGCCGAGGAGATCGAGGCCGACGCCGAGCAGGAGGTCGAGCGGACCATCGAACAGGAGCGCGAGCAGGCCCTCTCCAGCGCGAAGCTGGAGGCCAAGCAGGAGCGACTGGAGGCCCGTCGCGAACTGCTCCAGGACGTCCGCACGGACGTCGAGGAGGAGATCGCCGGGCTGGAGGGTGAGCGCCGCGAGGGGCTCACCCGGACCCTGCTGGAGGCCGCCGCACCCGAGTTCGAGGACGCCGACACCGTCCGCGTTCGTGGCCGGGAGTCGGACGCCGACCTGCTGGAGACGATCTGTGACGACCACGACGGCTTCGAGGTCGGCGACCCCGTCGACTGCCTCGGCGGCGTCGTGGTCGAGAGCGAGGGCTCGCGCGTCCGTGTGAACAATACGTTCGATTCGGTGCTCGACGAGGTCTGGGAGGACAACCTCCGGGCCATCTCCGAGCGCCTGTTCGAGGAGCGATGA
- a CDS encoding DUF6276 family protein — protein sequence MRCPVCNAAVVTFDVPEAYRGHLPAETEHAGLCSRCLRLHPAEEGGGDFEQLGEEFPQDPDVAVPMAIAIGLLDSLALNRQDIEALLDVVIDAGVDPILTVDRLQTQGSTDPAVDLNRRMEQLQQLINANSEEAA from the coding sequence ATGCGCTGTCCCGTCTGCAACGCGGCCGTCGTGACGTTCGACGTGCCCGAGGCGTACCGTGGCCACCTCCCGGCCGAGACCGAGCACGCTGGCCTCTGCTCGCGCTGTCTCCGGCTCCACCCCGCCGAGGAGGGGGGCGGTGACTTCGAGCAGCTCGGTGAGGAGTTCCCCCAGGACCCCGACGTGGCGGTCCCGATGGCCATCGCCATCGGACTGCTGGACTCGCTCGCCCTGAACCGCCAGGATATCGAGGCGCTCCTGGACGTGGTCATCGACGCCGGCGTCGACCCCATCCTCACGGTCGACCGCCTCCAGACCCAGGGCTCGACGGACCCGGCGGTCGACCTGAACCGCCGGATGGAGCAGCTCCAGCAGCTCATCAACGCGAACAGCGAGGAAGCCGCGTAG
- the lrp gene encoding HTH-type transcriptional regulator Lrp produces MTYENLDRRLINALLNDGRASLRSLAEDLDVSVTTVSNHLSDLEDQGIIRGYTPIVDYGELGYDVTAIIQLKVEGDALPDITDRLQDHRQMVSVYEVTGDHDIVAIGKFTDTDHMNEGIKELLIDPDIKESNTSVVLNTVIEHEQFDLDF; encoded by the coding sequence ATGACCTACGAGAACCTCGACCGCCGGCTCATCAATGCCCTGCTGAACGACGGGCGCGCATCGCTCCGCAGCCTCGCCGAGGACCTCGACGTCTCCGTGACGACCGTCTCGAACCACCTCTCGGATCTCGAGGACCAGGGCATCATCCGCGGCTACACACCCATCGTCGACTACGGCGAACTCGGCTACGACGTCACGGCCATCATCCAGCTCAAGGTCGAGGGCGACGCCCTCCCCGACATCACGGACCGCCTGCAGGACCACCGACAGATGGTCTCGGTGTACGAGGTCACGGGCGACCACGACATCGTCGCCATCGGCAAGTTCACCGACACGGACCACATGAACGAGGGCATCAAGGAGCTGCTCATCGACCCGGACATCAAGGAGTCCAACACCAGCGTCGTGCTCAACACCGTCATCGAGCACGAGCAGTTCGACCTGGACTTCTAG
- the glnA gene encoding type I glutamate--ammonia ligase produces MTNDNLSAEAERVIEEIEEKNVDFLRLQFTDILGTVKNVSVPADQAEKAFTEGIYFDGSSIEGFVRIQESDMRLKPDPETFAVLPWRNTEEHASARLICDVINTSTGEPFEGDPRYVLKQALKRAEELGYTVNAAPEPEFFLFEEDEDGRATTKTNDAGGYFDLAPKDLASDVRRDIIYGLEDMGFDIEASHHEVAQGQHEINFEYDDALTTADNVGTFRTVVRAIAAQHDLHATFMPKPIPRINGSGMHTHISLFTEDGENAFHDGDDEFDLSETAKQFTAGILEHAPALAAVTNPTVNSYKRLVPGYEAPVYVAWSDRNRSALIRKPAARVPAASRIEARFPDPSCNPYLAFAALIHAGCDGIERGLECPDPVRENIYEFDEAKREEYGIETLPTNLGEAVDALQEDEEILSALGPHIGEKFVEAKTAEFQDYLVDVSEWEIDRYLETF; encoded by the coding sequence ATGACGAACGATAACCTCTCTGCAGAGGCGGAACGGGTGATCGAGGAGATCGAGGAGAAGAACGTCGACTTCCTCCGGCTCCAGTTCACGGACATACTGGGGACGGTCAAGAACGTCTCCGTCCCGGCCGACCAGGCCGAGAAGGCGTTCACCGAGGGCATCTACTTCGACGGCTCCTCCATCGAGGGGTTCGTCCGCATCCAGGAGTCGGACATGCGGCTCAAGCCGGACCCGGAGACGTTCGCGGTGCTCCCGTGGCGGAACACCGAGGAGCACGCCTCCGCGCGCCTCATCTGCGACGTCATCAACACGTCGACGGGTGAGCCGTTCGAGGGCGACCCGCGCTACGTCCTGAAGCAGGCCCTCAAGCGCGCCGAGGAGCTGGGGTACACGGTCAACGCCGCGCCCGAGCCCGAGTTCTTCCTGTTCGAGGAGGACGAGGACGGCCGCGCCACGACGAAGACCAACGACGCCGGTGGGTACTTCGACCTCGCGCCGAAGGACCTCGCCTCCGACGTCCGCCGTGACATCATCTACGGCCTGGAGGACATGGGCTTCGACATCGAGGCCTCCCACCACGAGGTCGCCCAGGGTCAGCACGAGATCAACTTCGAGTACGACGACGCCCTGACGACGGCCGACAACGTGGGGACCTTCCGGACGGTCGTCCGGGCCATCGCCGCCCAGCACGACCTCCACGCGACGTTCATGCCCAAGCCCATCCCGCGCATCAACGGCTCCGGCATGCACACCCACATCTCGCTGTTCACGGAGGACGGCGAGAACGCGTTCCACGACGGCGACGACGAGTTCGACCTGAGCGAGACGGCAAAGCAGTTCACCGCCGGCATCCTCGAGCACGCGCCCGCCCTCGCGGCGGTCACGAACCCGACGGTCAACAGCTACAAGCGCCTCGTCCCCGGCTACGAGGCGCCGGTCTACGTGGCGTGGTCCGACCGGAACCGCTCGGCGCTCATCCGCAAGCCCGCCGCACGCGTCCCGGCGGCCTCCCGCATCGAGGCACGCTTCCCCGACCCGTCCTGTAACCCGTACCTCGCGTTCGCCGCGCTCATCCACGCCGGCTGTGACGGCATCGAGCGTGGCCTCGAGTGCCCCGACCCGGTCCGGGAGAACATCTACGAGTTCGACGAGGCAAAGCGCGAGGAGTACGGCATCGAGACGCTCCCGACCAACCTCGGCGAGGCCGTCGACGCCCTTCAGGAGGACGAGGAGATCCTCTCGGCGCTCGGCCCGCACATCGGCGAGAAGTTCGTCGAGGCCAAAACGGCCGAGTTCCAGGACTACCTGGTCGACGTCTCCGAGTGGGAGATCGACCGGTACCTGGAGACCTTCTAG